In a genomic window of Primulina huaijiensis isolate GDHJ02 chromosome 10, ASM1229523v2, whole genome shotgun sequence:
- the LOC140986456 gene encoding protein STRUBBELIG-RECEPTOR FAMILY 6-like isoform X2, which yields MKTLTAVVLLVSILSCADAETDPSDASILNALYISLNSPPQLTKWSSNAGDPCGDSWMGITCAGSRVTKIKISGLGLSGNMGYQLDKLTSVTDFDISNNNLGNQIPYQLPPNVERLNLAGNGFTDGLPYSMSLMTYLKYLDVSHNHIQAEVNLMFSSLTNLSTLDFSFNALTGNLPQSMQSLTSISNMYLQNNQFTGTIDVLANLPLTNLNIENNHFSGWIPQQLKSINLQSNGNSFDSGPAPPPPPGTPPASIPNPNHKSGGNSDSSNGGGSGTGGHKSGVGAGAVAGIIISIFVVAAIVIFVIMKRRSRKSTTDIEKLNNQPFAPLSQEVRDVKYVENSAKTNTKYFETLPMINLKPPPVDLHKTEEDIVSLKPISPPKKVPTVPLNAKPYSIADLQVVTNSFSVENLLGEGTVGRVYRAQSNDGKALAVKKINSSALSNSEEFLNIVSDISHLHHPNITELVGYCSEHGQHLLVYEFHKNGSLYEFLHLSDEYSKPLTWNTRVKIALGTARALEYLHEVCSPSVIHKNFKSANIILDLEFNPHLSDCGLATLVQEPDQASGYGAPEVALCGKYTLKSDIYSFGVVMLELLSGRKPFDSSRARSEQSLVRWATPQLHDIDALSNMVDPLLRGLYPVKSLSRFADVIALCVQPEPEFRPPISEVVQALVRLVQRANMSRRTTGKEDAVRDERGEDSDDNNS from the exons ATGAAAACGTTGACAGCGGTGGTGCTGCTTGTTAGCATTCTGAGTTGTGCAGATGCAGAAACAGATCCATCTGATG CTTCTATTCTCAATGCGTTGTACATCAGTTTGAATTCACCACCGCAACTTACCAAATGGAGCTCGAATGCTGGGGATCCTTGCGGAGATTCCTGGATGGGTATTACCTGCGCAGGCTCAAGAGTGACTAAAAT AAAGATATCCGGGTTAGGACTCTCTGGAAATATGGGATACCAGCTAGATAAATTGACTTCTGTTACTGATTT TGATATAAGTAACAATAATCTTGGAAACCAGATTCCTTATCAACTTCCTCCGAACGTGGAAAGACT AAACCTTGCTGGTAATGGCTTCACTGATGGCCTTCCCTATTCCATGTCACTGATGACTTATCTAAAATACCT TGACGTGAGTCACAATCACATTCAGGCCGAAGTGAATCTCATGTTCAGCTCACTTACCAATCTGTCAACATT GGATTTCTCTTTTAATGCCCTGACTGGCAATCTTCCTCAAAGTATGCAGTCGCTGACGAGTATATCTAATAT GTATTTGCAAAATAATCAGTTTACGGGAACCATCGATGTGCTTGCTAATCTTCCACTTACGAATCT AAATATAGAAAACAACCATTTCAGTGGGTGGATCCCACAACAATTGAAAAGCATAAATCTGCA ATCAAATGGCAACTCATTTGACTCTGGACCTGCGCCTCCGCCTCCACCAGGCACTCCTCCTGCCAGCATACCCAACCCAAATCACAAATCTGGAGGGAATAGTGACTCATCTAATGGGGGTGGTAGTGGAACTGGCGGACATAAATCTGGTGTAGGAGCTGGAGCTGTGGCTGGAATTATAATATCCATTTTTGTTGTAGCAGCAATAGTAATATTCGTTATTATGAAAAGACGATCCAGAAAGTCAACCACTGACATTGAAAAGCTCAACAATCAACCGTTCGCTCCTCTTTCACAAGAAGTGCGAG ATGTGAAGTATGTTGAAAATTCGGCAAAaaccaacacaaaatatttcgAAACTCTTCCCATGATAAATCTCAAACCTCCTCCTGTTGATCTTCACAAGACTGAGGAAGATATTGTCTCATTGAAGCCTATTAGTCCGCCAAAGAAAGTTCCTACGGTTCCATTAAATGCTAAACCGTATTCAATAGCGGACTTACAGGTAGTTACAAACAGTTTCAGTGTGGAAAACCTTCTTGGTGAGGGAACCGTTGGGCGTGTTTATCGGGCTCAATCTAATGATGGAAAG GCTCTTGCTGtgaagaaaataaattcatctgCTCTGTCCAATTCTGAAGAATTTCTGAACATCGTATCAGATATCTCACATTTGCATCATCCAAATATAACCGAGTTGGTAGGATATTGCTCAGAGCACGGACAGCACCTGCTAGTTTACGAGTTCCATAAAAATGGATCCCTATATGAATTTCTGCACCTCTCTGATGAATATAGCAAGCCATTAACATGGAATACTCGAGTCAAGATTGCGTTAGGGACTGCGCGAGCATTGGA GTACCTACACGAAGTTTGCTCACCTTCAgttatccataaaaattttaaatcggcAAACATCATACTCGACTTGGAGTTCAATCCTCACCTTTCTGATTGTGGTTTAGCTACCCTTGTCCAAGAACCAGATCAG GCATCTGGCTACGGTGCACCAGAGGTTGCCTTGTGTGGCAAATATACCTTAAAGAGTGACATATACAGTTTTGGGGTTGTGATGTTGGAACTTCTCAGTGGTCGTAAACCTTTTGACAG CTCAAGGGCAAGATCAGAGCAATCTTTAGTTCGATGGGCAACACCTCAGCTTCATGATATTGACGCCCTGTCCAATATGGTTGATCCCCTTCTAAGAGGGCTTTATCCTGTCAAATCTCTCTCACGTTTTGCGGATGTAATCGCCCTTTGTGTTCAG CCGGAGCCAGAGTTCAGACCACCAATATCAGAAGTTGTTCAGGCATTGGTACGGTTAGTACAACGAGCAAACATGAGTAGAAGGACTACAGGAAAAGAAGATGCAGTTCGGGATGAAAGAGGTGAAGATAGCGATGACAATAATTCTTAG
- the LOC140986307 gene encoding pectinesterase-like: MTSSSQQFFTGNPFFYGEKYVVFLLSSILIVSLVIGEVAGAEKSRREDSAGQNFLSIDLSPAHAIAKSSCSNTLYPELCYSSMADSLNGNEISISNTKDFILLSLNITIDNARRNYAAIKKFIAHGASNLTEREKTALHDCLVTIDETVDELRAALRQLEEYPRKKSLEKHADDLRTLLSSAMTNQETCLDGFSHGKDERHQRDVLVGGKVLRVEKLCSNLLAMITNMTHTDIQNERKLSGGRKLSTPERRSNSWPDWLSAGDRRLLQSSSVTPNVVVAADGSGDYKTVTAAVDAAPEKSSKRYVIRIKAGVYRENVEVPKKKTNIMFMGDGRTSTIITGSRNVVDGSTTFKSATVAAVGEKFLARDITFQNTAGPSKHQAVALRVGSDLSAFHNCDILAYQDTLYVHSNRQFFVQCLITGTVDFIFGNAAVVIQNSDIRSRLPDSGQKNMVTAQGRTDPNQNTGIVIQNCKIGATSDLQPVQDKFPTFLGRPWKMYSRTVIMQSQISDVIQAAGWHEWDGDFGLDTLFYGEYKNTGAGAGTSGRVKWKGFKVITSATEAESYTAERFIAGGAWLNSTGFPFALGL; this comes from the exons ATGACCTCGAGCAGCCAACAATTCTTTACCGGGAATCCATTTTTTTACGGTGAGAAATATGTCGTttttttgttatcttcaatCCTAATCGTTTCCCTTGTTATCGGAGAAGTCGCCGGAGCAGAAAAATCAAGAAGAGAAGATTCTGCTGGTCAAAATTTTCTAAGCATTGACCTCTCTCCGGCTCACGCCATAGCGAAATCTTCTTGCAGCAACACATTGTACCCTGAACTGTGTTACTCTTCCATGGCAGATTCTCTAAACGGCAACGAGATATCGATTAGTAACACTAAAGACTTCATTCTTTTGTCATTGAACATTACCATCGATAACGCGCGGCGAAACTACGCTGCTATAAAGAAATTTATTGCTCATGGGGCAAGTAACTTGACGGAGCGGGAAAAAACGGCGTTGCATGACTGTTTGGTTACTATTGATGAAACGGTGGATGAGCTACGGGCCGCTCTCAGGCAATTGGAGGAGTACCCTAGGAAGAAATCGCTTGAAAAACACGCGGATGATCTCCGAACCCTGCTTTCTTCTGCCATGACCAATCAG GAAACCTGCCTGGACGGTTTCTCGCACGGAAAGGACGAGAGACACCAGAGGGACGTGCTGGTCGGTGGTAAAGTGCTGCGCGTGGAGAAACTCTGCAGCAATTTACTCGCCATGATCACAAACATGACCCACACGGACATTCAGAACGAGAGGAAACTAAGCGGCGGTAGGAAGCTTTCAACCCCGGAGAGACGTAGCAACTCTTGGCCGGATTGGTTGTCCGCCGGTGACAGGAGGTTGCTGCAGTCTTCTTCAGTAACGCCGAACGTGGTGGTGGCCGCGGATGGAAGTGGAGACTACAAGACCGTTACGGCGGCGGTTGACGCGGCGCCGGAGAAGAGTAGCAAGAGGTACGTGATTAGGATCAAAGCTGGAGTGTACAGGGAAAATGTGGAGGTGCcgaagaagaaaacaaacataatgtTCATGGGAGATGGAAGGACTTCCACCATTATCACCGGAAGCAGGAATGTCGTTGATGGAAGCACCACTTTCAAATCTGCTACAGTCG CTGCGGTGGGGGAAAAGTTTTTGGCACGAGATATAACCTTTCAGAACACCGCCGGGCCGTCGAAGCACCAGGCAGTAGCTCTCCGAGTGGGTTCAGATCTCTCAGCCTTTCACAATTGTGATATTCTAGCCTATCAAGACACCCTTTACGTCCACTCCAACCGTCAATTCTTCGTCCAGTGTCTAATAACAGGCACAGTAGATTTCATCTTCGGCAACGCTGCTGTCGTGATCCAGAACTCCGACATCCGCTCTCGTCTCCCTGATTCCGGACAAAAAAACATGGTCACTGCTCAGGGTCGAACCGACCCGAACCAGAACACGGGGATCGTCATTCAAAATTGTAAGATTGGTGCCACCTCAGACCTACAGCCCGTTCAAGACAAGTTCCCTACATTTCTTGGAAGGCCATGGAAAATGTACTCGAGGACTGTGATCATGCAATCGCAGATATCTGATGTGATCCAGGCGGCCGGGTGGCATGAGTGGGATGGCGATTTCGGGCTTGATACATTGTTTTACGGCGAGTATAAGAATACGGGAGCTGGAGCGGGGACGAGTGGGAGGGTGAAATGGAAAGGGTTTAAAGTTATCACCAGTGCGACTGAGGCCGAAAGTTACACGGCGGAGAGGTTCATTGCCGGTGGGGCTTGGTTGAATTCTACTGGATTCCCGTTTGCCCTTGGATTATAG
- the LOC140986108 gene encoding uncharacterized protein C23H3.12c has translation MRAKLVVFPIRGRSWCFSRTIDPSTPGAQSPNTPSTFRELYSVLFSSNSSSVNVQASKASSKVELVVDFVANKMNVAWINLEKAPQGTIKNKIHGFGLMLLSRVKPSEIFFKSIPKEIDSVEITYPSSLNSRLVRRRLRHIAFRGSVIHKQYFYKSAILLPLTSVFMVLPLPNVPFFWILFRTYSHWRASQGSEKLLHLVTDSVEKVKVRESSTPISVEESKDSIVSSWVFQPSAELEKLLDHKDGAGEGLDDSTISKICHRFYLNTADVVKYRNLM, from the exons ATGAGGGCTAAACTTGTGGTGTTTCCGATCAGGGGAAGAAGCTGGTGTTTCAGCCGAACGATTGACCCTTCAACGCCCGGCGCTCAGTCTCCCAACACTCCTTCCACGTTCAGAGAACTCTACAGCGTGCTTTTTTCCTCGAACTCATCTTCTGTAAACGTTCAAGCCTCCAAGGCGTCGTCTAAAGTTGAACTTGTGGTTGATTTTGTCGCGAACAAG ATGAATGTTGCTTGGATTAATCTGGAGAAGGCACCTCAAGGGACTATAAAGAACAAGATTCATGG ATTTGGATTAATGCTGCTGTCACGTGTGAAGCCATCAGAAATCTTCTTCAAATCTATTCCAAAGGAGATTGACAGTGTGGAAATCACATACCCATCAAG TTTGAATTCGCGACTTGTCCGCCGAAGATTACGGCACATAGCCTTCAG GGGATCAGTTATTCATAAGCAGTACTTTTACAAATCGGCCATCTTGCTGCCTCTGACATCAGTTTTCATG GTTCTTCCTTTGCCTAACGTCCCATTCTTTTGGATCTTGTTCCGGACTTACTCCCATTGGAGAGCTTCACAG GGAAGTGAGAAGCTTCTGCATTTGGTCACCGATTCCGTTGAGAAGGTCAAAGTGAGGGAGAGTTCAACACCAATTTCCGTCGAAGAAAGCAAAGATTCAATTGTTTCTTCATGG GTTTTTCAACCATCGGCAGAGCTTGAAAAGCTTCTTGATCATAAAGATGGCGCCGGTGAAGGTCTAGATGACAGTACCATATCAAAAATTTGCCACAGATTTTATTTAAACACTGCAGATGTTGTCAAATATCGAAATTTGATGTAG
- the LOC140986107 gene encoding 26S proteasome regulatory subunit 7A, with product MAPEPEDEIKDEKNPRPLDEDDIALLKTYGLGPYSTSIKKAEKEIKDMAKKINDLCGIKESDTGLAAPSQWDLVSDKQMMQEEQPLQVARCTKIISPNTDDAKYVINVKQIAKFVVGLGDKVSPTDIEEGMRVGVDRNKYQIQIPLPPKIDPSVTMMTVEEKPDVTYNDVGGCKEQIEKMREVVELPMLHPEKFVKLGIDPPKGVLCYGPPGTGKTLLARAVANRTDACFIRVIGSELVQKYVGEGARMVRELFQMARSKKACIVFFDEVDAIGGARFDDGVGGDNEVQRTMLEIVNQLDGFDARGNIKVLMATNRPDTLDPALLRPGRLDRKVEFGLPDLESRTQIFKIHTRTMNCERDIRFELLARLCPNSTGADIRSVCTEAGMYAIRARRKTVTEKDFLDAVNKVIKGYQKFSATPKYMVYN from the exons ATGGCACCGGAGCCTGAAGATGAGATCAAGGACGAGAAGAACCCTAGGCCACTCGATGAGGATGATATTGCCCTCCTCAAAACTTAT GGCTTGGGACCTTATTCTACAAGCATAAAGAAAGCTGAAAAGGAAATCAAGGACATGGCAAAGAAGATTAATGATTTATGCG GTATCAAGGAATCTGACACTGGTTTAGCTGCTCCCAGCCAATGGGATCTTGTGTCTGATAAGCAAATGATGCAGGAGGAACAACCTCTTCAG GTTGCAAGATGCACAAAGATAATTAGTCCAAATACTGATGATGCAAAGTATGTTATAAATGTCAAGCAAATTGCAAAA TTTGTTGTTGGCTTGGGCGATAAGGTTTCACCTACTGATATTGAAGAAGGGATGCGTGTCGG CGTTGACAGAAATAAATACCAAATTCAGATTCCTTTGCCCCCAAAAATTGACCCAAGTGTTACAATGATGACAGTTGAAGAAAAGCCTGATGTTACGTATAATGATGTTGGAGGATGTAAAGAGCAGATTGAAAAGATGCGAGAG GTGGTTGAGCTACCCATGCTTCATCCTGAAAAATTTGTTAAGCTGGGGATTGATCCTCCAAAAGGTGTTCTGTGCTATGGTCCTCCTGGTACAGGTAAAACTCTGCTAGCCAGAGCCGTGGCTAACAGAACCGATGCATGTTTTATTCGTGTAATTGGGAGTGAGCTTGTCCAGAAATATGTTGGTGAGGGGGCTCGGATGGTTCGTGAACTCTTTCAG ATGGCTCGCTCTAAAAAAGCTTGCATCGTGTTTTTTGATGAAGTGGATGCCATCGGGGGTGCACGGTTCGATGATGGAGTCGGTGGAGATAATGAGGTTCAGCGCACCATGCTTGAAATTGTGAATCAGCTCGATGGATTTGATGCCCGTGGCAATATTAAAGTTCTAATGGCGACCAACAG ACCTGATACACTTGATCCAGCGCTATTACGTCCCGGGCGGCTAGATCGCAAAGTAGAGTTTGGACTGCCTGATCTGGAAAGTAGGactcaaatattcaagattCATACCCGCACAATGAACTGTGAGAGGGACATTCGGTTTGAACTTCTTGCACGACTTTGCCCAAATTCCACTG GAGCCGACATTAGAAGTGTGTGCACTGAAGCGGGAATGTATGCTATTAGAGCAAGAAGGAAGACGGTCACAGAAAAGGATTTCTTGGATGCTGTCAACAAAGTCATCAAAGGCTATCAGAAATTTAGCGCCACACCAAAGTACATGGTTTACAATTGA
- the LOC140986456 gene encoding protein STRUBBELIG-RECEPTOR FAMILY 6-like isoform X1 codes for MKTLTAVVLLVSILSCADAETDPSDASILNALYISLNSPPQLTKWSSNAGDPCGDSWMGITCAGSRVTKIKISGLGLSGNMGYQLDKLTSVTDFDISNNNLGNQIPYQLPPNVERLNLAGNGFTDGLPYSMSLMTYLKYLDVSHNHIQAEVNLMFSSLTNLSTLDFSFNALTGNLPQSMQSLTSISNMYLQNNQFTGTIDVLANLPLTNLNIENNHFSGWIPQQLKSINLQSNGNSFDSGPAPPPPPGTPPASIPNPNHKSGGNSDSSNGGGSGTGGHKSGVGAGAVAGIIISIFVVAAIVIFVIMKRRSRKSTTDIEKLNNQPFAPLSQEVRGNVKYVENSAKTNTKYFETLPMINLKPPPVDLHKTEEDIVSLKPISPPKKVPTVPLNAKPYSIADLQVVTNSFSVENLLGEGTVGRVYRAQSNDGKALAVKKINSSALSNSEEFLNIVSDISHLHHPNITELVGYCSEHGQHLLVYEFHKNGSLYEFLHLSDEYSKPLTWNTRVKIALGTARALEYLHEVCSPSVIHKNFKSANIILDLEFNPHLSDCGLATLVQEPDQASGYGAPEVALCGKYTLKSDIYSFGVVMLELLSGRKPFDSSRARSEQSLVRWATPQLHDIDALSNMVDPLLRGLYPVKSLSRFADVIALCVQPEPEFRPPISEVVQALVRLVQRANMSRRTTGKEDAVRDERGEDSDDNNS; via the exons ATGAAAACGTTGACAGCGGTGGTGCTGCTTGTTAGCATTCTGAGTTGTGCAGATGCAGAAACAGATCCATCTGATG CTTCTATTCTCAATGCGTTGTACATCAGTTTGAATTCACCACCGCAACTTACCAAATGGAGCTCGAATGCTGGGGATCCTTGCGGAGATTCCTGGATGGGTATTACCTGCGCAGGCTCAAGAGTGACTAAAAT AAAGATATCCGGGTTAGGACTCTCTGGAAATATGGGATACCAGCTAGATAAATTGACTTCTGTTACTGATTT TGATATAAGTAACAATAATCTTGGAAACCAGATTCCTTATCAACTTCCTCCGAACGTGGAAAGACT AAACCTTGCTGGTAATGGCTTCACTGATGGCCTTCCCTATTCCATGTCACTGATGACTTATCTAAAATACCT TGACGTGAGTCACAATCACATTCAGGCCGAAGTGAATCTCATGTTCAGCTCACTTACCAATCTGTCAACATT GGATTTCTCTTTTAATGCCCTGACTGGCAATCTTCCTCAAAGTATGCAGTCGCTGACGAGTATATCTAATAT GTATTTGCAAAATAATCAGTTTACGGGAACCATCGATGTGCTTGCTAATCTTCCACTTACGAATCT AAATATAGAAAACAACCATTTCAGTGGGTGGATCCCACAACAATTGAAAAGCATAAATCTGCA ATCAAATGGCAACTCATTTGACTCTGGACCTGCGCCTCCGCCTCCACCAGGCACTCCTCCTGCCAGCATACCCAACCCAAATCACAAATCTGGAGGGAATAGTGACTCATCTAATGGGGGTGGTAGTGGAACTGGCGGACATAAATCTGGTGTAGGAGCTGGAGCTGTGGCTGGAATTATAATATCCATTTTTGTTGTAGCAGCAATAGTAATATTCGTTATTATGAAAAGACGATCCAGAAAGTCAACCACTGACATTGAAAAGCTCAACAATCAACCGTTCGCTCCTCTTTCACAAGAAGTGCGAGGTA ATGTGAAGTATGTTGAAAATTCGGCAAAaaccaacacaaaatatttcgAAACTCTTCCCATGATAAATCTCAAACCTCCTCCTGTTGATCTTCACAAGACTGAGGAAGATATTGTCTCATTGAAGCCTATTAGTCCGCCAAAGAAAGTTCCTACGGTTCCATTAAATGCTAAACCGTATTCAATAGCGGACTTACAGGTAGTTACAAACAGTTTCAGTGTGGAAAACCTTCTTGGTGAGGGAACCGTTGGGCGTGTTTATCGGGCTCAATCTAATGATGGAAAG GCTCTTGCTGtgaagaaaataaattcatctgCTCTGTCCAATTCTGAAGAATTTCTGAACATCGTATCAGATATCTCACATTTGCATCATCCAAATATAACCGAGTTGGTAGGATATTGCTCAGAGCACGGACAGCACCTGCTAGTTTACGAGTTCCATAAAAATGGATCCCTATATGAATTTCTGCACCTCTCTGATGAATATAGCAAGCCATTAACATGGAATACTCGAGTCAAGATTGCGTTAGGGACTGCGCGAGCATTGGA GTACCTACACGAAGTTTGCTCACCTTCAgttatccataaaaattttaaatcggcAAACATCATACTCGACTTGGAGTTCAATCCTCACCTTTCTGATTGTGGTTTAGCTACCCTTGTCCAAGAACCAGATCAG GCATCTGGCTACGGTGCACCAGAGGTTGCCTTGTGTGGCAAATATACCTTAAAGAGTGACATATACAGTTTTGGGGTTGTGATGTTGGAACTTCTCAGTGGTCGTAAACCTTTTGACAG CTCAAGGGCAAGATCAGAGCAATCTTTAGTTCGATGGGCAACACCTCAGCTTCATGATATTGACGCCCTGTCCAATATGGTTGATCCCCTTCTAAGAGGGCTTTATCCTGTCAAATCTCTCTCACGTTTTGCGGATGTAATCGCCCTTTGTGTTCAG CCGGAGCCAGAGTTCAGACCACCAATATCAGAAGTTGTTCAGGCATTGGTACGGTTAGTACAACGAGCAAACATGAGTAGAAGGACTACAGGAAAAGAAGATGCAGTTCGGGATGAAAGAGGTGAAGATAGCGATGACAATAATTCTTAG